A genomic region of Runella rosea contains the following coding sequences:
- a CDS encoding glycosyltransferase family 2 protein, which yields MSTQPLVSFITINYNQAQVTCDMLESTRTLTYPNVEIIVVDNGSAEDPTPLIEKGHYPNVKVILTHANLGFSGGNNAGIKQAKGDYFFLLNNDTIVTPTLVEDLLAPFATDSSIGMVCPKIRYHDHPTILQYAGYRPLDRLTGRTWAIGLQEEDKGQHDVSGATYFAHGAAMMVRREVIEKAGSLEDSYFLYYEELDWSARIRRAGFKIYYEAKALIYHRESMSVGKANPLKAYYHTRNRLLFMRRNVTGMTLVTFCLYYFLLALPKAALVHLVRGQTKYLKAIKDAIAWNLTHKVNQNGDIIPSVALDKPYKI from the coding sequence CACTTGTCTCGTTTATTACCATCAACTACAATCAGGCGCAAGTCACTTGCGACATGCTGGAATCAACGCGTACCCTGACGTACCCCAATGTCGAAATAATTGTGGTAGACAATGGCTCCGCCGAAGACCCCACGCCGCTGATTGAGAAAGGCCATTACCCCAACGTGAAGGTGATTCTGACCCATGCCAATTTGGGCTTTTCGGGCGGCAACAATGCTGGAATCAAACAGGCCAAAGGAGATTACTTTTTTTTATTGAACAACGACACCATCGTTACACCCACATTGGTAGAAGACCTGTTGGCACCTTTTGCCACGGATTCATCGATCGGGATGGTTTGCCCCAAAATTCGTTATCATGACCACCCTACCATTCTTCAATACGCGGGTTATCGTCCGCTAGACCGCCTTACGGGCCGCACGTGGGCCATTGGGTTGCAGGAAGAAGATAAAGGACAGCATGATGTGTCGGGCGCTACGTATTTTGCGCACGGAGCCGCGATGATGGTGCGGCGGGAAGTCATTGAGAAAGCGGGTTCGTTGGAAGATAGTTATTTTTTATACTACGAAGAACTCGACTGGTCGGCGCGAATTCGACGGGCTGGATTTAAGATTTATTACGAGGCCAAGGCCCTCATTTACCACCGCGAATCCATGAGTGTGGGCAAAGCCAATCCGCTCAAAGCGTATTATCATACCCGCAACCGCCTGCTTTTTATGCGCCGAAACGTGACGGGCATGACCTTGGTTACTTTCTGTTTGTACTACTTTCTGTTGGCCCTGCCCAAAGCCGCGTTGGTCCATTTAGTGCGCGGACAAACGAAGTATCTGAAAGCCATCAAGGATGCCATCGCCTGGAACCTGACCCATAAGGTCAACCAAAATGGTGACATTATTCCGTCGGTGGCGTTGGATAAACCTTACAAAATATAA
- a CDS encoding glycosyltransferase family 2 protein, which produces MAEILLLVCIGLVVYTYLGYGLVVWLLIRIRGKRSSVKTDQSYSPEVTLVVPAYNELSCLPAKIANSLGQEYPRSKIRFLFVTEGSTDGSTEWIKAHYGQEVDVLGGTERRGKVAAMNEALKYVKTPIVIFTDANTQLNKEAIKNIVRHFQDPIVGAVAGEKRILTNDDESAAGSGEGLYWKYESQLKRWDSELHTIVGAAGELFAVRTELYEHVEPDTILDDFIISLRIAGKGYKVAYEPDAYALEHPSFSILDEQKRKIRIAAGGFQSIVRLSYLLNPFKYGILCFEYVSHRVFRWAVAPICLPLIFLLNAWLAYSAFQSPSPMGTAWITLFVLQCLFYGAAWVGYQLEQRRLRWKLLFVPFYFTFMNACALAGLVRYLRGKQSGTWEKVRRADDVLLKVE; this is translated from the coding sequence ATGGCAGAAATTTTACTCCTCGTTTGTATCGGTCTTGTGGTCTACACCTATCTCGGATACGGATTGGTGGTGTGGTTACTCATTCGTATCCGTGGAAAACGCTCTTCCGTCAAAACCGATCAATCCTATTCACCTGAGGTAACCTTGGTGGTTCCTGCTTACAATGAACTTTCGTGTTTACCCGCCAAAATCGCCAATTCGTTGGGGCAAGAATATCCGCGTTCTAAAATTCGATTTTTATTTGTCACAGAAGGCTCCACCGACGGTTCTACAGAATGGATTAAAGCACATTACGGACAAGAAGTGGATGTACTTGGCGGCACCGAGCGCCGGGGCAAAGTGGCGGCCATGAATGAAGCACTGAAATATGTAAAAACCCCGATTGTAATTTTTACGGACGCTAACACACAACTGAATAAAGAAGCCATCAAAAACATTGTTCGGCATTTTCAGGACCCGATTGTGGGCGCGGTAGCGGGAGAAAAACGAATCCTGACCAACGACGACGAGTCGGCGGCGGGGTCGGGAGAGGGCTTGTATTGGAAATATGAATCGCAGCTCAAACGCTGGGATTCGGAATTACATACCATTGTGGGAGCAGCTGGTGAGCTGTTTGCGGTACGAACGGAGCTGTATGAGCACGTTGAACCCGATACCATCTTGGATGATTTTATTATTTCGCTCCGCATTGCGGGCAAAGGTTATAAAGTAGCATATGAGCCTGATGCTTATGCCTTGGAGCACCCCTCATTTTCGATTTTGGATGAACAAAAGCGAAAAATACGTATTGCGGCGGGTGGTTTTCAATCCATTGTACGCCTGAGTTATTTGCTAAATCCCTTCAAATACGGCATTTTGTGCTTTGAATACGTGTCGCACCGCGTGTTCAGATGGGCCGTGGCCCCGATCTGTCTGCCGCTGATATTTCTGCTCAACGCGTGGTTGGCTTACTCGGCTTTTCAATCGCCATCGCCGATGGGCACCGCTTGGATCACGCTATTTGTCCTGCAATGTCTGTTCTACGGGGCGGCGTGGGTAGGCTATCAATTGGAGCAACGCCGTTTGCGCTGGAAATTACTCTTTGTCCCCTTTTATTTTACGTTTATGAACGCGTGCGCTTTGGCAGGATTGGTACGATACTTGCGTGGTAAACAATCAGGAACGTGGGAAAAAGTTCGCCGGGCCGATGATGTGTTGCTGAAAGTGGAATAG